The Thunnus albacares chromosome 13, fThuAlb1.1, whole genome shotgun sequence genome segment TCGCAATGATTATTTGTATTAATGTACAGTGTCATACCCATGTGACAAAATCAATAACCAGCAATGTGTTGGGATACAAAGTGGTTAAACTTACCTCCGAAGCGGTCAGCATAAGGAAAATAACCAAATACAAATCAACGGAGtcagtaaatgatttattatttttagggCCCTTAAAAACCCCCATGTTGTAAACCACATCTCTGCCAGCGACAGGTGCTGGAACCGACAGGCGACCAGAGTTCCTTCTAATCAATAAGGGGttagcggtgtgtgtgtgtgtgtgtgtgtgtgtgtgtgtgtgtgtgtgtgtgtgtgtgtgtgtgtgtgtgtgtgtgtgtgtggaagtgtggaagtgtgtgtgtaagtgtgtaagtgtgtgtgtgtgctgagagGGACGCTTTGGGGAGACAATAGCCGGGTTTGGAGCCACACGGTCGACCGTGCCGTTGATTACCATACAGCTGTTCGCATGAGGTCTAGACAAAGGCAACATGATAGTCCAAACTCTGCAGGACCCCCCTACCCACACGGGCACACACTCTTcttaccccccaccccccgcaCCCTTCTTCAGCCTTCAGAGCACAGCAGAAGAGGTCTGAATAGCCGCTAGACGCACAATGCGGTCTTATCCGGGACCTGCCCACTCTTTGTCACCTCACACGCGTCAGAGTaattataatgttggatgtaaagaaagaaaggcTACGTGCTATTCTTCCCCGCTTCCTTCTGATCTTTGTTTAGGAAAGCTCCAGAAAGAATAAAACCTTTCTAAACAATGATCTACAGGCCCGAAAACGATGTTAAAGTTAATTGCTGAGGTGATGTTTGATGAAATGCAGGAGGCATTAGTTAGTTGATGTCTTGGCACGCtcattgtttgaaaaaaaactcTGAAAGTCTAAATAATTGTACTTTCACgtactttcatttttcattttatagtcAGTTTTGGAGGGAAGCTCATTCCTACCACACTGCTGTTCATAAAAAAAGAATTGTTCAATTTGACTCCTCTAAAACTTGAATAGTTTGTTATTAAACTTCTATCAAATTGGCCTGTTGTTGAATGTTGGTCTACTTCGTGCTTTTGTAATGATTCCGTCCCATCACTCAGATCAGTTTACATTTTTCTGGGTGATTAAGATTCATCCAGTAATACTAAACATATCTGCCTTGCGCCAGCTTCTTATACATATTCCTATCAAGAAGTTTGGCCAGATGTAATGTGGGTTGTCTAAATCCCCTGACAGGCCCCTTGTGTCAGGCTGCTCCCCTGAGGTCTGCTCcggctccacctctttgcctgTGACGCGCAGCATTAGAGGGTATAAAACCACTCTGCGCCTTTACGCACCAGAACCAAAACAAGTGTAGTGCCGACCATAGGACAGCGGATAAGAAGAAGACGCGTATTTAAGAGACACCAAAAGGACCACAGAGTTCAAAGTGATGAAACTTTTTtgaaagattttcagttttcttcagCATCTTCTGGGAATATTATTGCACACAACGAATGCGGACATTCACTTAAAACTGGAAAGCAAATTCTGAGAAGAAATGGCACATCTGCACCTGAGATACCTCTTGGCTTTGGCCTTAGTGCACGTGGTaagttgttttatgtttgtgctTAAGTAACAATCTCAAAATGCCTTTACGAACGGCGCGCGTCTGATGTCATTTTTCTATCATTACAGGTCTTTTCCTCCGGTGTGTTTGAGCtgaaaattcattcattccaCACGGCGCAACGCATCTGCAGAAGACACAGGGACTGTCATATATTTTTCAGGATTTGCCTAAAACATCCAGAGGATGTGATCTCAGCAGAGCCGCCTTGCACCTTCGGGACCGGACACACTAACGTCATCAGGGCCGATCACACCTCGATTTCTAGCAGCGCTCCCATCAGGGTGCCATTCCACTTCAAGTGGCCggtaaatggaaaaaataattacacaagTAAATCCAGTATAGGAAAGACTCAGTTCTACGTTTGAGTTTTAATCTGAAATAATTGCTTGCGAAAAATTCCGAGTTACCATCATAAAAAGTTTTGAAAACTGCATAAATCTTCCCTTTCCAATTTTAATGACTGTTACCAAAAGCCATAGTTGATCTATCACGGTCAAATGAGTGCGTAAAATACTCATATGAACTATATGCATAACTGAACTCACTTCTTTCTGTTTCAGGGAACATTTTCATTGATCATTGAAGCCTGGAACGCTGAATCCCCGACTGAATACACAGGTAGGTTATATCTTCCGGTCCATACAATggattaaatacattttccacGCACGCAGCTTCTGTGCAAGATGCTAATTGTTTAAAAATACGTATTTCTTCTGCAGACAACCAGAACAACCTTGTAAGCCGTCTGGCGACCAGGAGGAGACTTGCCATCGGCGAGGACTGGTCCCAGGATGTGCACTTTGGCGAGCAGAGCGAGCTGCGCTATTCCTACCACGTCTTCTGCGACGAGTACTACTTTGGAGACGGCTGCGCTGACTACTGCAGGCCGAGAGACGACACGCTGGGCCACTACACCTGCGACGAGGAGGGCAACCGCATCTGCCTGGAGGGCTGGAAGGGAAACTACTGCTCTGAACGTAAGTGTGCCTGAGTAATTACTGATGTGCCACTGAGCAAGGCACTCAAACCCTACACTAGCTCCCTGCGTCTAGTTCAGTGACTGGCTTGTGGAgggagcaggaaaaaaagaaatttatttTATGGATACTAGAAAAGTAACTGAAAATCTTCTTATCACATGTATCTTTTTCTGTAGATTGATGGTACTAAAGATGAATCTAGAGTAAAAATTTAACCCGACTTCATTCGATTTTTCCATCTTCTATATCACAAAAATGGtcaatttgtaaaaaaaaaaacctttaaaagaaGGATGGCTTCAAACTGCATCATCATGATATTCTTCTTTTAATATACAAAACAGtgtaaaacagcattttacaaATCACCATATGAACATACACCCGAGTGGGTAAAAATTCTTAGAAAATGTAGAGAGTGGAGACAACTAAAGACATGTGTACTTGAAGTGAAATCATAAAACAggaacacaacacaacatttgTAAGATAAGAATACCCAACAATAAAATACTAGTCTCAAGTTTCTTGAAGGCATggataaaaagtgtttttttttatcttacaaCTCAGCTCATGGTTGATGTTTTGATCTCCTGAACAGACACTTCAGGCAAGAATCTATTCAGAGAGTAGTCTTTCCTTTATCTGAGTGATGTCCTGTAGCGTTGTGTTTTACTCTTCTGTAAGACAGTCTGTGGTGTTCCATCTGCCTTTTGTTCTCTGTTACAATGAGAGAAAGAGCTGTGGCCCCCattagacacacacatttttcaaggtgatctgtgtgtgtgtgtgtgtgtgtttgtgtgtgtgtgtgtgtgtgtaatgaggaGGAGATAAAAAGAAAGCATTTCTCTCCGGCAGTGTGCCTACCAGCTGCTTGGCTTAATACTTAACCAACAGTGAAGTCTGGAACAGGGCTGGGGTCAGACAGGGGGccctgtacatgtgtgtgtgtgtgagatgtatGAGAAGGCGTACCCATTGTAATCACacaccctcccctccctctcctccccagCCATCTGCTCGGCGGACTGCAGTGAGAGGCACGGCTACTGCGAGGCCCCAGGGGGCTGTACGTGTCGCATGGGCTGGCAGGGCCCCTCCTGCAATGAATGCGTCCGCTACCCAGGCTGCCTCCACGGGACGTGCAGCCAGCCATGGCAGTGTAACTGCCAGGAGGGCTGGGGGGGCCTCTTCTGCGACCAGGACCTCAACTACTGCACCAACCACAAGCCCTGTGCCAACGGAGCAACCTGCACCAACACAGGTCAGGGCAGCTACACCTGTACCTGCCGGCCCGGCTTCGGAGGCACCAACTGTGAGCTGGAAACCAACGAGTGTGACAGCAACCCCTGCAAGAACGGAGGCAGCTGCAATGTGAGTACACAACTCTGTTTAGTTTAAATTGGCACTAATATTAAAGTacttttaaagaaacaaaaccatCACAGAGAAGATTGTCAACCTCTGCTGGTCTACAACAAATGTTGCACTTGATTTTGCAAAAAAA includes the following:
- the dlb gene encoding delta-like protein B translates to MAHLHLRYLLALALVHVVFSSGVFELKIHSFHTAQRICRRHRDCHIFFRICLKHPEDVISAEPPCTFGTGHTNVIRADHTSISSSAPIRVPFHFKWPGTFSLIIEAWNAESPTEYTDNQNNLVSRLATRRRLAIGEDWSQDVHFGEQSELRYSYHVFCDEYYFGDGCADYCRPRDDTLGHYTCDEEGNRICLEGWKGNYCSEPICSADCSERHGYCEAPGGCTCRMGWQGPSCNECVRYPGCLHGTCSQPWQCNCQEGWGGLFCDQDLNYCTNHKPCANGATCTNTGQGSYTCTCRPGFGGTNCELETNECDSNPCKNGGSCNDLENDYSCTCPQGFYGKNCEIIAMTCADGPCFNGGTCVETMTGGYTCRCPPSYTGSNCEKKLDRCSNRPCLNGGDCLDLGQSVLCRCQAGFTGANCQVNIDDCATSPCQNAGTCQDGVNDYTCSCTLGYTGKNCSVRSDACGARPCQNGGTCFTHFTGPVCQCPKGFMGPSCEFTLQPSFKPALRQTSQPSSATLTVSCVLAVLVLVLVAGIIFLRRRRRLQGRKQLSDIAVYNDLETVNNLGGSEREAFLGPNGLFKISNSTARLSLSLCPDGRSGYRQNPVESGRVRGERQDFMWRDEAGLGSGAGLR